The following proteins are co-located in the Triticum aestivum cultivar Chinese Spring chromosome 1A, IWGSC CS RefSeq v2.1, whole genome shotgun sequence genome:
- the LOC123052317 gene encoding WD repeat-containing protein WRAP73, whose protein sequence is MEFTEAYKQTGPCCFSPDARFLAVACDYRLVVRDVVTLKVVQLFSCVDKINFLEWAPDSEYILCGLYKRPMVQAWSLSQPDWTCKIDEGSAGIAYARWSPDSRHILTTSEFQLRLTVWSLVNTACVHVQWPKHAARGVSFTKDGKFAAICTRRDCKDCINLLSCHSWEIMGVFAVDTLDLAGVEWSPDDSAIVAWDSLLEYKVLIYSPDGRCLFKYSAYESGLGVKTVGWSPCGQFLAVGSYDQSVRILNHLTWKTFAEFTHAASIRSPYNAAVFKEVDDPFQLDMSELCLSEGLSRNMRDNGTENGSEGGSRVKYAVMDVPITVPAQKPASDKPNPKQGIGMLSWSSDSHYFFTRNDNMPTVLWIWDICRLELAAVLVQKDPIRAAAWDPTCPRLVLCTESPHLYMWTPSGACCVNIPLPDFRIVDLKWNSAGSCLLLKDRDSFCCAAIVSALPEEEPDEQTDETSEDE, encoded by the exons ATGGAGTTCACGGAGGCGTACAAGCAGACGGGCCCGTGCTGCTTCTCTCCCGACGCCCGCTTCCTCGCCGTCGCCTGCGACTACCGCCTCGTGGTCCGCGACGTCGTCACCCTCAAG GTGGTGCAGTTGTTTTCATGTGTAGACAAGATAAACTTTTTGGAGTGGGCACCAGATTCAGAATACATTCTATGTGGACTTTACAAGCGGCCAATGGTGCAGGCTTGGTCGCTGAGCCAGCCTGACTGGACCTGTAAGATTGATGAAGGATCTGCAGGGATTGCTTATGCTCGCTGGAGTCCTGACAGTCGTCATATACTCACTACATCAGAGTTCCAACTCCGTTTGACTGTATGGTCTCTTGTAAATACTGCCTGCGTTCATGTACAGTGGCCAAAGCATGCAGCCCGAGGTGTTTCTTTCACTAAGGATGGGAAGTTTGCTGCGATCTGCACCAGGCGGGACTGCAAAGATTGCATAAATTTGCTCTCATGTCATTCCTGGGAGATAATGGGTGTATTCGCTGTTGACACACTAGACTTGGCAGGTGTTGAGTGGTCGCCTGATGACAGTGCTATTGTGGCCTGGGATTCACTTCTTGAATACAAG GTTCTAATATATTCACCGGATGGGCGATGCCTGTTCAAGTATTCAGCATATGAAAGTGGGCTAGGTGTCAAAACTGTTGGTTGGTCACCTTGTGGACAATTTTTAGCAGTGGGCAGCTATGATCAATCAGTGCGAATATTGAACCATTTGACATGGAAAACCTTTGCCGAGTTCACTCATGCAGCCTCGATTCGAAGTCCCTATAATGCTGCAGTATTTAAG GAAGTGGATGACCCATTTCAGCTTGATATGTCAGAGTTATGTCTAAGCGAAGGCTTGTCTCGTAACATGCGAGACAATGGCACTG AAAATGGCTCAGAAGGAGGTTCTAGAGTAAAATATGCTGTGATGGATGTTCCAATCACCGTGCCAGCACAGAAACCAGCTAGTGACAAGCCCAACCCCAAACAAGGAATCG GTATGCTGTCGTGGAGCAGCGACAGCCACTATTTCTTCACCCGGAACGACAACATGCCTACTGTTCTTTGGATATGGGACATCTGCCGCCTCGAGCTTGCGGCCGTTCTTGTGCAGAAAGATCCGATCCGCGCTGCTGCCTGGGACCCTACATGTCCACGCCTCGTATTGTGCACGGAGAGCCCGCACCTGTACATGTGGACACCATCCGGCGCTTGCTGTGTCAACATTCCCTTGCCAGATTTCCGGATAGTCGACTTGAAATGGAACTCGGCAGGAAGCTGCCTCCTCCTGAAGGACCGCGATTCCTTCTGCTGTGCCGCAATCGTATCCGCTCTGCCAGAGGAAGAACCCGATGAGCAAACCGACGAGACCTCCGAAGACGAATGA
- the LOC123052291 gene encoding uncharacterized protein isoform X1: MASRRERRLPPAPAFQMENPFSVKVLQVFTGAGVGCGVGIGVGRPIYLGMILGLQQVMSATRGATDSFSGVTRHVNSALRKAGLKNIEAGIGCGVGIGHGFGIGIALKPRAIHGIQSSIAEVLSKLTSKLRDSSGETATSDLTSGSLPTSGQTPNGMSMDLEAKAFKSDFHHTSSNEISQVQPTHELRDQNGMPQEMITGGRTEKVIANFLQSPLFQNDTKTDIRDAAVNLHGTDNVLQLVLKHQRVIEELRDENEKLRQVLIEELKISPAKLQSDRTSGVKAYYPCSECFDCRRRSGKSNR; encoded by the exons ATGGCGAGTCGGCGGGAACGGAGGCTTCCGCCCGCACCCGCTTTCCAGATGGAGAACCCCTTCAGCGTGAAGGTTCTTCAGGTCTTCACTGGCGCCGGCGTCGGCTGCGGCGTCGGAATCGGCGTCGGCCGCCCCATCTACCTAG GTATGATACTGGGCCTTCAACAAGTTATGAGTGCCACAAGAGGTGCAACCGATTCTTTTTCTGGTGTCACGAGACATGTTAATTCTGCT CTAAGGAAAGCAGGGTTAAAGAACATTGAAGCGGGCATTGGATGCGGAGTTGGTATAGGACATGGTTTTGGGATAG GAATTGCCTTGAAACCACGAGCAATTCATGGAATTCAATCATCGATTGCA GAAGTTTTGTCCAAGTTAACTTCAAAGCTGAGGGATTCCAGTGGGGAGACAGCTACATCAGATCTTACCTCTGGGTCCTTGCCTACCAGTGGACAAACACCCAATGGTATGTCCATGGATCTAGAGGCTAAGGCATTCAAAAGCGATTTCCACCATACTTCAAGCAATGAAATATCACAAGTACAGCCGACTCATGAATTGCGTGACCAGAATGGGATGCCGCAAGAGATGATAACAGGAGGTCGAACTGAAAAGGTCATTGCCAACTTTCTGCAGAGTCCCCTGTTCCAGAATGATACAAAAACGGACATCAGGGATGCA GCTGTAAATTTGCATGGGACGGACAATGTACTTCAGTTG GTGCTGAAGCACCAAAGAGTTATCGAAGAATTACGAGACGAGAATGAAAAGCTGCGTCAGGTGCTCATAGAGGAACTTAAGATTTCACCAGCTAAATTACAATCGGATCGGACAAGTGGAGTGAAGGCCTACTATCCATGCTCGGAGTGCTTTGACTGCCGCCGTCGAAGTGGGAAATCAAACAGATAG
- the LOC123052291 gene encoding uncharacterized protein isoform X3: MASRRERRLPPAPAFQMENPFSVKVLQVFTGAGVGCGVGIGVGRPIYLGMILGLQQVMSATRGATDSFSGVTRHVNSALRKAGLKNIEAGIGCGVGIGHGFGIGIALKPRAIHGIQSSIAEVLSKLTSKLRDSSGETATSDLTSGSLPTSGQTPNGMSMDLEAKAFKSDFHHTSSNEISQVQPTHELRDQNGMPQEMITGGRTEKVIANFLQSPLFQNDTKTDIRDAAVNLHGTDNGAEAPKSYRRITRRE, from the exons ATGGCGAGTCGGCGGGAACGGAGGCTTCCGCCCGCACCCGCTTTCCAGATGGAGAACCCCTTCAGCGTGAAGGTTCTTCAGGTCTTCACTGGCGCCGGCGTCGGCTGCGGCGTCGGAATCGGCGTCGGCCGCCCCATCTACCTAG GTATGATACTGGGCCTTCAACAAGTTATGAGTGCCACAAGAGGTGCAACCGATTCTTTTTCTGGTGTCACGAGACATGTTAATTCTGCT CTAAGGAAAGCAGGGTTAAAGAACATTGAAGCGGGCATTGGATGCGGAGTTGGTATAGGACATGGTTTTGGGATAG GAATTGCCTTGAAACCACGAGCAATTCATGGAATTCAATCATCGATTGCA GAAGTTTTGTCCAAGTTAACTTCAAAGCTGAGGGATTCCAGTGGGGAGACAGCTACATCAGATCTTACCTCTGGGTCCTTGCCTACCAGTGGACAAACACCCAATGGTATGTCCATGGATCTAGAGGCTAAGGCATTCAAAAGCGATTTCCACCATACTTCAAGCAATGAAATATCACAAGTACAGCCGACTCATGAATTGCGTGACCAGAATGGGATGCCGCAAGAGATGATAACAGGAGGTCGAACTGAAAAGGTCATTGCCAACTTTCTGCAGAGTCCCCTGTTCCAGAATGATACAAAAACGGACATCAGGGATGCA GCTGTAAATTTGCATGGGACGGACAAT GGTGCTGAAGCACCAAAGAGTTATCGAAGAATTACGAGACGAGAATGA
- the LOC123052300 gene encoding uncharacterized protein — translation MAAPAPKPQRQRRLAVPILLAVLHLLLAPPRCHAAASDLLPRRLAWSLMGDTIHSAVDLLPTFVAFAAPGGPAAAWRGACFAENEAVLSLTPGPRGSNGTAAGLGGAVLRLKTASAQSWTCMDLYVFATPYRIGWDYYTRAHQHTFEIKSWEEAGEMEYVKLHGVAIFLMPSGMLGTLLSLIDVIPLFSNTIWGQDANLAFLKKHMGASFEKRSQPWASNIRKEDVHSGDFLALSKIRGRWGGFQTLEKWVTGAFAGHTAVCLKDENGTLWVAESGYENKKGEEVIAIVPWDEWWGVALKDDSNPQVALLPLHPDVRARFNESAAWEFARSMYGKPYGYHNMIFSWIDTMSENYPPPLDANLVMAAMSMWTRLQPRYASNMWNEALNKRLGTEQLDLHGIISETERRGMSFNQLLTIPEQDEWVYSDGKSTTCVAFILAMYKAAGVFAPFTESIQVTEFTIRDAYTLRIFEDNRTRLPGWCNGDADGLPFCQILGEYKMELPEYNTIQPYANMNENCPSSPPTYSRPLRC, via the exons ATGGCGGCGCCGGCGCCCAAACCGCAGCGGCAGCGACGTCTCGCCGTGCCTATCCTGCTCGCCGTCCTCCACCTTCTCCTGGCCCCGCCGCGGTGCCATGCCGCGGCAAGCGACCTTCTGCCGCGCCGGCTAGCGTGGTCGCTCATGGGCGACACCATACACagcgccgtcgacctcctcccgaCCTTCGTCGCCTTCGCGGCGCCCGGCGGCCCCGCGGCCGCCTGGCGCGGCGCGTGCTTCGCGGAGAACGAGGCGGTCCTCAGCCTCACGCCCGGCCCCCGTGGAAGCAACGGCACGGCCGCGGGCCTTGGCGGCGCCGTCCTACGCCTCAAG ACTGCTTCGGCTCAGAGCTGGACATGCATGGACCTGTATGTATTTGCCACACCGTACAGGATAGGATGGGATTACTACACCAGAGCACATCAACACACCTTCGAGATCAAATCGTGGGAAGAAGCAGGAGAAATGGAATAT GTGAAGCTGCATGGGGTTGCCATTTTCCTCATGCCATCCGGAATGCTCGGGACATTGTTATCTCTGATCGATGTGATTCCTCTGTTTTCCAACACCATTTGGGGACAGGACGCCAACTTGGCATTTCTTAAGAAGCACATGGGGGCTTCATTTGAGAAGCGTTCTCAGCCTTGGGCCTCCAACATACGGAAAGAGGATGTGCACTCTGGTGATTTCTTGGCTCTCTCCAAGATTCGAGGGCGATGGGGTGGGTTTCAGACCTTGGAGAAATGGGTGACTGGTGCGTTTGCTGGGCATACCGCAGTTTGCCTGAAAGATGAGAACGGCACTCTCTGGGTTGCAGAATCAGGTTACGAAAATAAGAAG GGTGAAGAAGTTATTGCTATAGTTCCATGGGATGAATGGTGGGGAGTGGCACTCAAAGATGACTCGAATCCACAGGTAGCATTGCTTCCCTTGCACCCTGACGTGAGGGCCAGATTCAATGAAAGTGCTGCATGGGAATTCGCCCGAAGCATGTACGGAAAACCGTATGGCTATCATAATATGATATTTAGTTGGATTGATACAATGTCGGAAAATTATCCTCCACCTCTAGATGCTAACCTG GTAATGGCGGCTATGTCGATGTGGACCAGATTACAACCACGCTATGCTTCAAACATGTGGAACGAGGCTCTTAACAAGCGACTTGGGACTGAG CAACTTGACCTGCATGGCATCATCAGCGAGACGGAGCGGCGGGGCATGTCTTTCAACCAGCTGCTGACCATACCGGAGCAGGACGAGTGGGTGTACAGCGACGGCAAGTCGACGACCTGCGTCGCCTTCATCCTCGCCATGTACAAGGCGGCCGGGGTGTTCGCTCCCTTCACAGAGTCCATCCAGGTCACGGAGTTCACC aTCCGGGACGCGTACACGCTGAGGATCTTCGAGGACAACCGGACGAGGCTGCCGGGGTGGTGCAACGGCGACGCGGACGGGCTGCCCTTCTGCCAGATCCTCGGGGAGTACAAGATGGAGCTCCCGGAGTACAACACCATCCAGCCGTACGCCAACATGAACGAGAACTGCCCCTCCTCGCCGCCCACCTACAGCAGGCCGCTGCGATGTTGA
- the LOC123052291 gene encoding uncharacterized protein isoform X2 translates to MASRRERRLPPAPAFQMENPFSVKVLQVFTGAGVGCGVGIGVGRPIYLGMILGLQQVMSATRGATDSFSGVTRHVNSALRKAGLKNIEAGIGCGVGIGHGFGIGIALKPRAIHGIQSSIAEVLSKLTSKLRDSSGETATSDLTSGSLPTSGQTPNGMSMDLEAKAFKSDFHHTSSNEISQVQPTHELRDQNGMPQEMITGGRTEKAVNLHGTDNVLQLVLKHQRVIEELRDENEKLRQVLIEELKISPAKLQSDRTSGVKAYYPCSECFDCRRRSGKSNR, encoded by the exons ATGGCGAGTCGGCGGGAACGGAGGCTTCCGCCCGCACCCGCTTTCCAGATGGAGAACCCCTTCAGCGTGAAGGTTCTTCAGGTCTTCACTGGCGCCGGCGTCGGCTGCGGCGTCGGAATCGGCGTCGGCCGCCCCATCTACCTAG GTATGATACTGGGCCTTCAACAAGTTATGAGTGCCACAAGAGGTGCAACCGATTCTTTTTCTGGTGTCACGAGACATGTTAATTCTGCT CTAAGGAAAGCAGGGTTAAAGAACATTGAAGCGGGCATTGGATGCGGAGTTGGTATAGGACATGGTTTTGGGATAG GAATTGCCTTGAAACCACGAGCAATTCATGGAATTCAATCATCGATTGCA GAAGTTTTGTCCAAGTTAACTTCAAAGCTGAGGGATTCCAGTGGGGAGACAGCTACATCAGATCTTACCTCTGGGTCCTTGCCTACCAGTGGACAAACACCCAATGGTATGTCCATGGATCTAGAGGCTAAGGCATTCAAAAGCGATTTCCACCATACTTCAAGCAATGAAATATCACAAGTACAGCCGACTCATGAATTGCGTGACCAGAATGGGATGCCGCAAGAGATGATAACAGGAGGTCGAACTGAAAAG GCTGTAAATTTGCATGGGACGGACAATGTACTTCAGTTG GTGCTGAAGCACCAAAGAGTTATCGAAGAATTACGAGACGAGAATGAAAAGCTGCGTCAGGTGCTCATAGAGGAACTTAAGATTTCACCAGCTAAATTACAATCGGATCGGACAAGTGGAGTGAAGGCCTACTATCCATGCTCGGAGTGCTTTGACTGCCGCCGTCGAAGTGGGAAATCAAACAGATAG